The genome window TGTCCTTTTCCTCCATATATtgtgatctttttttttcttttcccgaAAAGAGGTTTAACAGCCAACTATTATAAACAGCTAATTTAGCCAACTGGCCTAACATCATTCCCCTGTGCTTTCTTCCATTATCATTCATTCCACTTTAATTTCGAAAGGCAACTTGTCACTCCGAGATCTGTATCTCCATCTATAAACCGAAAAACTTGCTGGTAAGGCTGCACACAATAAAGCTATTTGCAGAAATAGCTCCAAGCTTCACTTTGAAAACATATAGATTTTGACTTTGTTATTTTGACCTCGAGCTCAAATTCGAGTAATTTGAATAGCAAATTTCTCAAttctctgtttggattgtaaattatttgaaatatttttactgtagtactttttgtgatttgatatatatgagataaaaaggtaattgagaagataaaaaaatgtattgaaaattgtaatgatgatgtaagcaaataaattttaacaaataatcctCTATTCAAACGTTATCTTGAAGCATTGAATTTTAAATAGGGGGAAGAAGGttgcaaatttaaaaaattttaaattagatGTCTATCATGTAATTTTCTAAATCTTCAGGGGAGATAACTTCTGCGCCCTCAAGACATGTGGCTTCGCTTGTAATTGTTAGTAGTTACTCTAATGGATTGCATAAATTGATCATTctcaaagtcaaaattactaaaaATGATGAAAGTCTTAGCGAAATATGATAATGGCTGCCGATGAAGCTTTGGTTTTGTAGTCAAAGTTGAGATTTTATGACTTAGAAGTCTTggatttcaatttcttcttcgtCCTCCTAACTTTTTAAATCTCATTCCTTTGCTACCAGAAGAAAAGAGGGACAAGAAGAGATCATGACTATAATCGAGAGTGCGAGAACCAACAATTAGGCTCCACGCAAACTTAGGGTAATTTTTTTTCCACTTTATTTGATCAATAGTTTTCGATCCCTCAAAAATTGTCTACTATTTGGCttccctttctctttttttttccccctttttctcTCAATTAGAAAATGTAGATCCTTAATCTTAATATTGTGATATAAAGGAGTACTCGTGTTTGTTTAGATAGTGTATTatctgaaatattatttggaataattactgtaacattttttgtgatgtgatgtatgtgagataaaaaggtagttgggaatataaaaaggtgagttGGGAAATGTGTCTATgatacaagcgaaatattatttgggataattggagtatccaaacaaaccattgTTTACTacttaatcttttctacatcATTCATGTATTTTGGGAGGTCAGGTCCATGTCTCCCCTCTCTGTAACTATTTTTAATAACTAAAAAAATTAGGACTAGCATTCTTCCCTAGGTTTTTGtcgtaaaaaaaaagaagaagaaaagttcATACAAAAGCAAGCGCTGAACAGCACAGTATTACCACTTACACCATATCAGGCTAGCTATTTACTTTAGAGAcagtaagaaaaaaaaagtcatctATACCGTCAAATATCAAGTGCATTGACTTAATCAGTAGTCTTTTGAATTtcctttctttcaatttttcttctccGATTTGACATACTGCCTCTTCCATCACTTGGTAATATCTTTTGTAACTTTTCTATTAATTTTTCGATCTGTTTTACTTGATTCTGTAGTTTATAATTTGCTAGGATCCACAGGTAGTAATTACTTCATCACTAcccttctgatttttttttgagcCGCTTCTAATCAACTTCATTACTCCAAGAATCGTGTTTAATTTGAATGACCGAGAGGTGACATTAGTGATTTGTTAGGGAAAATGTCTCGAGAGAGTCCACCAAAGAGCTCAATATGTAAGTTAGGAACTCAACTCTTATCCAAAAATTTAAGTCAATAGGTCTTGAGttcttacttacatattaatcgCTCTTTCTTCGTCTCTTGGACTAATGTGGGACATGGTCctttactcatgaacctaacaAATCTCCCCTTTCATGAGTAAAccccacattaatccaaatgtaCAAGCCCTTCTTCGAGCCCACTTTAATACTCAATGCAAACCCACTTTTATGACCAATATCACCTCTTCTCCCAATCAGGACCCCTGCTAACCCTTAGCTCCTTGGTCTAACACTAACCGAACCCCCTGCCAAACCCATGGCGCACCTAACACTAACCAAACTCCTTGGCACTTTGGTCCACCACCAAAAAGAGAATTTTCACCAATTCAACTTCGAGAAGAATCTACTTGTCCCTGAGTAGCCCAGTCTTGCAACctgaagctctgataccaatttgttAGGGGAAAATATCTCGAGAGAGTCCACCAAAAAGTTcaatatgtaagtcaggaaCCCAACTCTGACCCAAAAACTTAAGCCATTAGGTCTTGAGCTCTTACTCACATATTAACCGCTCTTTTTCCATCACTTGGATTAATATGGGACATGACCCTTTACTCATGAATCTAACAATTTAGAGTTGACAAAACTTCTTTatccaccaaaaataaaaaagagaagaaaagaaaagtttaaaCCAAATTTGGAAGAATACCAAATTCACAAGAATATATAGTTTATTGTcttaacaaatttttaaaaaagtcAGTGAAATAAGCCGCTTTCTTAAGCATAACTAATTTGCTAACTAGCACTTCACAATCTTGCTCAAATATAATATTCTCTTGTTACATAAATAAAGTTCCAATGAAGATTAATCAATTagataaagtaaataaaatttcttATTACACAAATACTACTTGAAATTGGACGAAGAAGTGGCATAGCAGAAttcaaagagaaaaagaaaatgaaaggagTCCTTGCATTTACAGTGGTGGGCGGTGAAGACTATTGCTTTTATTCTGTGGATGAATAATTCGGCATGCCATCTTTGACTGTTACTCTTGGAGAGCAAAACACAAACTCAATTCCATTTCGTCTTTCTTGAAATGGAAACGGaaacaaaatctggaaaaatatgaaaagggTGTAGGAAATGGAAGTGGGAAAGGAAAATTTTAACAGAAAAAGGGAGTAAGAAAAAATGTCGTTTTCAATTTAGCATGTTGTCCTCTGCTACTCGTCCCCACTACCAtacaatttattgatgaaaatGATCGTTGACTTGAATTTGGCACAAAGTTCATTTTGTTCTTCCCGAAAATGCAATTGCAAGTAACTTAAGTGATTTGACGCACAGAAGTATAGATAAATTCTGTAGTGTATTCATCTAATCCAAAGACAGGTGTGTAAAGGTAAAAAATATGGCAAAGAAGCAGGCACGTGGAAAGGTAAAGAATATGGCACAGAAACTGATATGTACGGATGATGAAAGGAATATGTTTACAAAAGCAAGTGGTGACCTATAACAGGCACGGGCCGGTTTGGAAATGTTGCGTATGGCAGAAGCTGAAAATGTATTGGGGTGTCACGGAATTAACATATATATAATGGGTCTAGAAATAAAACACCGAAGAGGAAGCGTAAGCAATACTAAACACAGACGTGCTTGGTTTTGAAACAACATATGGACATTAGTGAATAACGAGTTGAGAGCCTTTAAAAAGTGAAACTtaagaaaataaatgtttgaaatatTAAGTTTTTTAATTATGTAATCTATTTTGATTATCGCTGTTCTAATATATAGTCATTTGGAGGATTTCTAGAGCTGAAGTACTAAATTCTTTTTGGACTTTTAATAAATTcgagttatttttcttttggtttctcaCTTTTCTAACAACTTTTATCTAACCTACtaaatttgaattattgaaattgattttaattgttatattAGTAAAATATTAACATTTGTGGAAACTGGGTTCATGGGAAGACAGATTGTTGCCTGTTTCATATTTAATTGAATACAAATATCTCTACTTTACATAAAGCGTCCAAGACTGAGGAATAGTGGATTCCAATTGATTCTCCCGATTATGGgtattacatcaacaaaatactatctatttatgagcattttactctgaataattaccattatgtaaaataaataaatgtttataactaaaattgaaaaacagttacactaatatttttgtgaaaggTAAACTGATTGTCCTGTATTTAGCATAAACTGattttgaaagtaaaaaataaattgcccataacatacttgctctttataattttttttgcattatatcaacaaaatactagctatttatggacattttactctgaatcattatatttatgtaaaatacaaaaatgtttgtaactaaaattgaaaaagtgttacactaatatttttacaaaaagaaaactagtaaattttgtatttaacaatttttaaatatgtgaaagtaaaaacgtttttgcccataacataccagctctttatgagttttttgcattacatcaacaaaatactaactatttatgggtattttactctgaatcattatatttatataaaatacataaatgtttgtaactaaaattgaaaaagtgttacactaatatttttacaaaaaggaaactagtaaattttgtatttaacaatttttaaatatgtgaaagtaaaaaagtttttgcccataacataccagctctttatgaattttttgcattacatcaacaaaatactaactatttatgggtattttactctgaatcattatatttatataaaatacataaatgtttgtaactaaaattgaaaaagtattatacttatatttttactAAAGGAAAACTGgtagattttgtatttaacaaaatttaaatatgtgaaagtaaaaaagattgcgcccataacataccagctctttatggattttttgcattaaattaacaaaatactagctatttatgggcattttattctgaatcactacatttatgtaaaataaataaatgtttgtaactaaaattgaaaatgtgttatacttatatttttacgaaagagaAACTGGTaaaatttgtatttaacataaattaaatatgttaaAACAACATTACAGGTGATTTTATTAGTTACTTAATTTGTTGGTAAGAaacaaggatttttttttttgcaaaatttgttcattagattttttcaaataattaggatataaaggtaaattttcacAATCTTTTATTAGCAATAGACCCCAATTTCTTCCTAAGCAGTGACGAAATCAAGATTTTTTCCTTGGAGGGGGGGCCAAAATGATtgacaaataaaattattttaatatgttatattcaaaataattttcatctatttaaatatatggcatcctaaaatatcaaatattaactttaattataaaggtatgtctatttaataaatatgtaatatagtcataacaaaaattaagacaagaaataacatttgattaaatattttataggaaaaaatgcacttttcatcctcaaagtttcacCCCAAACATATAGCATCCTCAAAGTTtcgtaattttggccaattaaggacaattgacgGGAAATGAAGAATTGATCGTTAGAACCAACGATTTTACCCAACAAAAAATGGGTAAAATCGAATAGAGCCATTTTTAATGGAACAATTGTAACGGACAAAAAGCTcaattcttttccttcttcgcTCTGCCTTTATGcagccccaaaatttttttgccaatctCTGGAGTTTTAACGACCGTTAtacaattttcaaaacaaataaattcattctaaatttttatttgggattatttcataaaccaaattgCGGTCACTTTGTGTAAAGTATCACTTTCccataaaagaccagctctttatgattTTCCTCCATTATTAGAACATGGtacatatttttttataattaaatttatttatcaaataaaataaaaataaatttattttctaataaatgaccaactctttatgattttcctccattataagaacagagtacccattttctcataaataaatttatttatcagataaaataaaaataaatctattttttaataaaagaccagctctttatgactttcctccattataagaacagagtacccatttttccataaataaatttatttatcggataaaataaaaataaacccgtttttcaataaaagactggctctttatgactttcctccattttaAGAACAGAGCACCCATTTTTCCATagacaaatttatttatcaaataaaataaaaataaattcattttttcaataaaacaccaggtctttatgactttcctccatcataagaacagagtacccattttgaaagtaaaaaggaatttgtttatcggataaaataaaaataaactcattttcaataaaacaccaactctttatgacttttttCCATTATAAGAAAAGAGTGCCCATTTTGTCATAAACAAGTAACTTCTTTAATTAGAAACCATCGACCCCTTACCAAAGACGATCAAATGCAACtaaatgattttcttacaaGAAAGTTGCCAAAAGCAGCTTTGTGACTGTAGttgctactttttttttcaaccatttttcaacggtataaagcACAAAGATACTCAAAGCCAAAAGCCAAAAGCCAAAAGCCAATATCTTTTTTCCCTAAACAGCAATTCTACAGctaaaagccaaaagaaaaatgaaaaatgtcgAGAGCTCAATTGCCAACAAAGCTCTTCTTCGCAGCAGCATGTTGGGCCAACCACAGCACTCGCACGTATTTTCCTACAGCTCGTCCTGCAAAAGGGTGGAAGTAAGAGAGTTAAAACAATTGAAATTTCTGATAACAAATCATCATGGTTAACTCAGCACTGAAGGATCAGACAAAGCCCTTACTTTAACATTTTCCTCAGCTGCGGCAGTAACATCTTCCTTTGTTTCTGATTTGGCGTCTGCATCATCACTATCTGCTTCATCAgcagcatcatcatcatcgcCTTCCTCAGCCTAAAAGAACAAGTTTTTTCCATTAAGAAAGTGCATGTAATAAGAACATATCACAGATAAAATCTGGAGCAAAAAGAGTCTCTTTTGAGAACAATATTTTAGTCAGGAACTTACATCAGAATCGACTGGGTCATCCTTTGCTTCCTGAAACAAAATCAAACAGGAGTTTGAGATATAAGTTGTCTCTTCATAATCAAATGATCACTGTTCAAATAATGCAGTATAAAGGAAGTCCAAAGTCCAAACTATACAGAAATGGAATTCAAATGTACTCAAGACATCATGCAACAGAGGAGAATTAATGAAAAGCacctcctcctctctcttcttttctgcCTCATCAAAAGCAACTTTTTCAGCCTACAACATGAACATTTTCATGTGTCAACAAGCAGACGAAAGTAATttaaacctttttattttttgtgcatcacttggggaaaaaaaattccACATACATCCTTATGCTTGCCCCATGTCTCTTCAGCCAACTTCTTAGCATATTCAAGATCATCAGATACCAATACATTGTCAAATAGAGTTCCAGATTTCACCTGAAGAGATACCAATATATTGTCAAATAGAGTTTTTCTTGCGATTgttaaattgaccaaaaatgcaagaaaaaggcAATTGACAAAACAGAGATGAAAATAAccagaagaagagaaaaaaaaagaggtactTTAACCTGTAATGGTACATTATTCAAAGGCCAACACTCTACATTTCCCCTTAATGACTTCAACACAGCTAAGAATAATTGTTTCTTCCACTCACCGGTCAACTTCTTAAAGCTAAAACAGTTGAAAAACCTACTTCTAAGCCCATGTTGCCATTAACAAACATTACGTAAATATATTACTGTAAGTCAGATAAGGATCAGATTCAAGAACCTCTAGCTTGCTAAAGCATTACCATAGTAggactataaaaaatttaccCTCACAATGCCGAGATCATAACCCCAAATCAACCATAATTAGTTATCACTTGAACATTAACATGAAGAAGAATATCAGAAGCAAGCAAATTTTCAATCCTAAATTATTTAAGAAAATTATGCATTGTCAAAGATGTCTTGCCTCATTGAATTACCCAAGCGGAGTGAAATAAAATACAAACTGGCATTATGAAGAATGTTGCAAATAAAACCTGTGAAAAATGTTACAGCTTGCCAGAAAATTGCAACTCATCAATGCAGAATGATAAGGCCATGGTTTTAATACAATACATGTTTCTACAAAGCTGTCCTCAATCTAAAAATAAGTAAGATTATGAATAAAACCTGTTAGAAATGTTAATGCTCATTGGAAAATTGTAACTAGTCAACGCAGAATGAGAGGGCCATGGTTTTCATATAACAATTGTTGCTACAAACTCTCCTTAGTCGACCAATCACATGGCtgcatatgaaaccagaaaacaaTCAACTCTGTCCTGAAGGAACAGACACAAAGCACACCAATGAAGAGCAGGGATTGTCAAGAAACGAACAGGAAACCACGCCTATAAAGAGTAAGGCTCACTGACGTAAATATAGCCCAAACAAAAGTTATCCACCAAGCCAGAAACAAGGCCATTTCTTTGACCAAAGCAGAGCAAGGCAGTAGATTACATGGCAACTTGAAATCTGCCAGCAAGTTAACATCAATATGGGATAATCCAAGAAGGAGAAGTGCAATCGCGGCAGGCGCAAAGAACTGCAGAACTACAAGAAACATG of Coffea arabica cultivar ET-39 chromosome 5c, Coffea Arabica ET-39 HiFi, whole genome shotgun sequence contains these proteins:
- the LOC113689361 gene encoding uncharacterized protein, whose amino-acid sequence is MYWYLMILNMLRSWLKRHGASIRMLKKLLLMRQKRRERRRKQRMTQSILMLRKAMMMMLLMKQIVMMQTPNQKQRKMLLPQLRKMLKTSCRKIRASAVVGPTCCCEEELCWQLSSRHFSFFFWLLAVELLFREKRYWLLAFGFWL